One region of Termitidicoccus mucosus genomic DNA includes:
- a CDS encoding addiction module protein, which produces MCRVNRFCAWVWPSTIAPMASLRVGMPCVLPVTFSTLGVAGQKRTSAFGFRSKAQSQHACKMGCSSLNVPPCQRTRLQPMRSNCPPRARARLAAQLLESIDARRQVKIDAVWAHEVEARIDAHDAGQGKTVAAAEVLAYRGKR; this is translated from the coding sequence ATGTGTCGAGTTAACCGTTTTTGCGCTTGGGTTTGGCCGAGTACGATTGCGCCGATGGCGTCGTTACGAGTGGGCATGCCGTGTGTCTTGCCGGTGACATTCAGTACATTGGGAGTCGCCGGGCAAAAACGCACATCTGCATTTGGTTTCCGTAGCAAGGCCCAAAGCCAACATGCTTGCAAAATGGGATGCAGCAGTTTAAATGTCCCGCCATGTCAACGCACGAGATTACAACCCATGCGCTCAAACTGCCCCCCCAGGGCGAGGGCGCGACTGGCTGCCCAGCTCTTGGAAAGCATTGATGCGCGCCGTCAGGTCAAAATAGATGCAGTCTGGGCGCATGAGGTGGAAGCGCGCATTGACGCGCATGATGCGGGACAGGGAAAAACTGTCGCAGCGGCGGAGGTGCTGGCATACAGAGGCAAACGATGA